A DNA window from Sediminitomix flava contains the following coding sequences:
- a CDS encoding T9SS type A sorting domain-containing protein, translating into MYKPLLARGGWYVLGCLMAMLMLPMSGYSGSPEKNGDDDCSMGISLNLTHAGCNDYSGVAEVLISNAARFSDKSYDYKIDWFLEGGDRMDEFANQTICKDMPAGEYRVIVKDSEGCIANELFTIEGNNLDLYCKVDYTDCEYGYASVKIGAYNDGGDYNDDSYPYYGKHNKHYSYYCYDEYGVQQKGWYYENLAPGKYKFVVRDYYGCETYKWITIEPPVKFHIECDIDQPVCTGDLGSVYIKVGYYDDYYYGYHDDSHYDYYCYDSYGKEYVGTEINGLAPGQYKVVIKNKYGCKEVKLIEIIAPEVLDVAVANVTQPFCEGDLGSVDLKVIGLDGIIEMDSMDMGMDMDSMDMDMGGMDSMDMDTTDMGGMDTMEMDTSDMDTTMMDSTASTAFYGKKKHYKKKVTPGLFWFYNGYKIKELTNQTSVAGLKPGNYSVKAVNENGCTDIAGFTIHEGKRLKVLTAVTQPVCEGDLGSVKIYSGYEGYSDKYYYDYKYDSNWKFYCYGKTGYEYTGQEIDSLAPGTYDILVQGPKGCEATATITINEPPTFELAATGTDPLRAGGLGSIKVKVLDEADYYDDYYYDYDYGYGNVGGDSNDKYHYYCYDSYGTEYKYTDKYIFAVPAGTYQIKAVSDLGCVKVTSVTLVDPEPIIVDVLDVQDQICEDDYGSITLGMSGGIIPIDGTENGVKVDWFKEGGNRIARLNNSMVATDLPPGKYRAIVKDALGIIFNQVVRVDDAAKIKLFSQVVQPKCPGELGSVKIGGILENDSTYYGYGYNDYKYGYHEGWAYYCYHENGTEFEGPELTDLEPGNYKIKVVAPNGCERLAFVTINKPTNFVLDVTANDPLCANTLGSIGVKIKYEDDYYYGYDFGDDYYHYYCYDGYGKEYSYDGKIFAGLPAGTYEIKVKTRDGCVVSDSVTLVAPDPIVAAVATDSAGVATLDISGGTPFVNKPFEYKINWYHVSGKHYGKYSNKYHCYDLHYGYYKVVISDANGCTETLDFEMAKPYTPIVSKPIVSPDDGSKDDHYYPDVDPVTLPATDCGYEYDYYYKYKNASVEGINQYRTDLTIETPNGDAEFVNTYRHYDGYEYGNDYYYPNNGNLPSGAFASASGDHRYNFIVTTTASRMSVNVIDYGSYDYSYAQPYVALVGYDIYGNEVDRDELYYDYDYGYYYHYDDYYSYNNGPSGDDYDKGHYASIGSYDLSVHAEGIKFARLEYSKYDSKAECHHKNIVIGGVCFDEEVRPTSGVNTFEVSRAVGFNGVNNQNAVLLDWFDGTNDDEEASFREVYLNCTPTDACFFGTIIDEQGKEWVVKLLMLKPAGDPVAVRDGAAADADTRFWTYYDWLRHDNGGFGVIYRKDNPRDVVKITEKLIDKGLQLGRGANTYNDNQGGGVWFTWEYEGNTFSGCSNFNLTPTVKALNVSTLECTQKAGYYRYELDNTAGEAIEVDYLDYDYNYGYTVKKINLLAGESKQLHVKNKDVDFFACGVDGNRPYWVQDANWLNNTLFQPLCDDSGDYDGINGNGAATIKTAVEMYPNPTKGQFRVETNAIDGLIEVFDAAGNKILEQFYSGGQADMDMTGHEKGVYLLRVTSDGHSHTSKLIIE; encoded by the coding sequence ATGTACAAACCTTTACTTGCAAGGGGAGGTTGGTATGTGCTTGGCTGCCTCATGGCTATGCTCATGCTACCTATGTCTGGATACTCAGGTTCCCCTGAAAAGAATGGTGATGATGACTGTAGTATGGGCATCTCACTGAATTTGACACACGCAGGTTGTAATGATTATTCGGGTGTCGCGGAAGTTTTAATTTCAAATGCTGCAAGGTTCTCAGACAAGTCTTATGATTATAAGATTGACTGGTTCTTAGAAGGCGGAGACCGAATGGATGAGTTTGCAAACCAAACTATCTGTAAGGATATGCCTGCAGGAGAATACCGAGTTATCGTGAAAGATAGCGAGGGTTGTATTGCCAATGAGCTGTTCACAATTGAGGGCAATAATCTAGATCTCTACTGTAAAGTAGATTACACGGATTGTGAATACGGATACGCTAGCGTAAAAATCGGTGCTTATAACGATGGAGGGGATTATAATGATGATTCATACCCTTACTACGGAAAACACAATAAGCATTATTCTTATTACTGCTACGATGAATACGGAGTGCAACAAAAAGGTTGGTATTATGAAAACCTTGCGCCTGGTAAGTATAAGTTTGTAGTTCGTGACTATTACGGATGTGAAACTTACAAATGGATTACGATTGAGCCACCTGTGAAATTCCACATTGAGTGTGATATTGATCAGCCAGTATGTACAGGAGATCTTGGTAGCGTTTACATCAAAGTAGGATATTATGATGATTATTACTATGGTTACCACGATGACAGCCACTATGATTACTACTGTTATGACAGTTATGGTAAAGAGTATGTAGGTACTGAAATTAATGGATTGGCTCCGGGACAATATAAAGTTGTGATCAAAAACAAATACGGATGTAAAGAAGTAAAATTGATCGAAATTATTGCTCCTGAAGTATTGGACGTAGCGGTTGCAAACGTAACTCAACCTTTCTGTGAAGGTGATCTAGGTAGCGTAGACCTTAAAGTAATTGGTCTTGACGGCATCATTGAGATGGATTCTATGGACATGGGAATGGATATGGACTCAATGGACATGGATATGGGTGGCATGGATTCTATGGATATGGATACTACCGATATGGGTGGTATGGATACTATGGAGATGGACACTTCTGACATGGATACTACAATGATGGATTCAACTGCTTCAACAGCATTCTACGGTAAGAAGAAGCATTATAAGAAGAAAGTGACTCCGGGTCTATTCTGGTTCTACAATGGTTACAAGATCAAAGAACTTACAAACCAAACAAGTGTAGCAGGTCTTAAGCCAGGTAACTACTCAGTAAAAGCTGTAAATGAAAACGGATGTACTGATATTGCAGGATTTACGATCCATGAAGGTAAGAGACTTAAAGTGTTGACTGCAGTTACACAACCAGTATGTGAAGGTGATCTAGGTAGCGTGAAAATCTACTCAGGTTATGAAGGTTACTCAGACAAGTACTACTATGATTATAAGTATGACAGCAACTGGAAATTCTATTGTTATGGAAAAACTGGTTACGAGTATACAGGTCAAGAAATTGACAGTCTTGCTCCAGGTACTTACGATATCTTAGTACAAGGTCCTAAAGGATGTGAAGCTACGGCTACAATTACAATCAATGAGCCTCCAACCTTTGAACTTGCAGCTACAGGTACTGACCCACTAAGAGCTGGTGGATTGGGATCAATTAAAGTGAAAGTCCTTGATGAAGCTGATTACTATGACGATTATTACTACGATTATGATTACGGTTATGGTAATGTAGGTGGCGACAGCAATGACAAGTATCACTACTACTGTTATGACAGTTACGGAACAGAATACAAGTACACTGATAAGTATATTTTTGCAGTACCAGCAGGTACTTACCAAATCAAGGCAGTTTCTGATCTTGGTTGTGTGAAAGTAACTTCAGTTACTCTTGTAGATCCAGAGCCAATTATTGTAGATGTATTGGATGTTCAAGATCAAATCTGTGAAGATGACTACGGTTCAATTACACTAGGTATGTCAGGAGGAATTATTCCGATTGATGGTACAGAAAATGGTGTAAAAGTAGATTGGTTTAAAGAAGGTGGAAATAGAATTGCTAGATTGAATAACTCAATGGTAGCAACTGATCTTCCTCCAGGTAAATATAGAGCAATTGTAAAAGATGCATTAGGTATCATTTTCAACCAAGTAGTGAGAGTAGATGATGCAGCGAAAATCAAATTGTTCAGCCAAGTAGTTCAACCTAAATGTCCAGGTGAACTTGGTAGCGTGAAAATTGGTGGTATCCTTGAAAATGATAGTACTTACTATGGTTACGGATACAATGACTACAAGTATGGTTACCACGAAGGATGGGCATACTACTGTTACCACGAAAACGGAACTGAGTTCGAAGGACCTGAATTGACTGATCTTGAGCCAGGTAACTACAAGATCAAAGTAGTAGCTCCAAATGGTTGTGAAAGATTAGCTTTCGTAACAATTAATAAGCCTACAAACTTTGTACTTGATGTAACTGCTAATGATCCACTTTGTGCAAATACACTTGGTAGCATTGGTGTGAAAATCAAATATGAAGATGATTACTACTACGGATATGACTTCGGAGATGATTATTACCACTACTACTGTTACGACGGTTACGGTAAAGAATACTCTTACGATGGTAAGATCTTCGCAGGACTTCCAGCTGGTACTTACGAAATCAAAGTGAAAACTAGAGATGGATGTGTAGTATCGGATAGTGTAACACTAGTAGCACCAGATCCAATTGTAGCAGCAGTTGCTACTGATAGTGCAGGAGTTGCAACACTTGACATTTCAGGAGGTACTCCATTTGTGAACAAGCCATTCGAATACAAAATCAACTGGTACCATGTAAGTGGTAAGCATTATGGTAAGTACTCGAATAAATACCACTGTTACGACTTGCATTACGGATACTATAAAGTAGTAATCTCAGATGCAAACGGATGTACTGAAACATTAGACTTCGAAATGGCGAAACCATATACGCCGATTGTAAGTAAGCCAATTGTTTCTCCAGATGACGGATCGAAAGATGATCACTATTACCCAGATGTAGATCCAGTAACATTACCTGCAACCGATTGTGGTTATGAGTATGATTACTACTACAAATACAAGAATGCATCTGTTGAGGGTATTAACCAGTACCGTACAGACCTTACAATTGAGACACCAAACGGTGATGCTGAATTTGTAAACACTTACCGTCACTACGATGGATATGAGTACGGAAATGATTATTACTACCCGAACAACGGTAACTTACCTTCAGGAGCATTTGCTTCAGCGTCAGGTGACCACCGTTACAACTTCATCGTAACAACTACAGCATCTAGAATGTCTGTAAATGTAATCGACTATGGTAGCTATGACTACTCATACGCTCAACCATATGTAGCCCTTGTAGGTTACGATATCTACGGAAACGAGGTAGATAGAGATGAGTTGTACTACGATTATGACTACGGTTATTACTACCACTACGATGATTACTACAGTTATAACAATGGACCAAGCGGTGATGACTACGATAAAGGTCACTATGCATCAATCGGTTCTTATGACTTGTCAGTACACGCAGAAGGGATCAAGTTTGCAAGACTTGAGTACAGTAAGTATGATTCAAAAGCAGAATGTCACCACAAAAACATCGTAATTGGTGGAGTATGTTTTGACGAGGAAGTACGACCTACTTCAGGCGTGAATACTTTCGAAGTATCTCGTGCAGTAGGATTCAACGGAGTAAATAATCAAAATGCAGTACTCCTTGACTGGTTTGATGGTACAAATGATGATGAAGAAGCTTCTTTCAGAGAAGTATATCTAAACTGTACGCCAACTGATGCATGTTTCTTCGGTACAATCATTGACGAACAAGGTAAAGAATGGGTAGTGAAACTACTAATGCTGAAACCAGCAGGCGATCCAGTAGCCGTACGTGACGGAGCAGCAGCAGATGCTGATACTAGATTCTGGACATACTATGACTGGTTGAGACATGACAACGGTGGATTTGGTGTAATCTATCGTAAAGACAACCCAAGAGATGTTGTTAAGATTACTGAGAAGTTGATTGACAAAGGTCTACAATTGGGTAGAGGAGCAAACACATACAACGACAACCAAGGTGGTGGTGTATGGTTCACTTGGGAATATGAAGGAAATACATTCAGTGGATGTTCTAACTTCAACTTAACTCCAACAGTGAAAGCTCTAAATGTTTCAACATTAGAATGTACTCAAAAAGCAGGTTACTACCGCTACGAGTTAGACAACACTGCAGGTGAAGCAATTGAAGTAGATTACCTTGACTATGACTATAACTACGGTTATACAGTTAAGAAAATCAACCTTCTTGCAGGAGAGTCTAAACAACTTCACGTGAAAAACAAAGATGTAGACTTCTTTGCTTGTGGAGTAGACGGTAACAGACCTTACTGGGTACAAGATGCCAACTGGTTGAACAATACGCTCTTCCAACCATTATGTGATGACTCAGGTGATTACGATGGTATAAATGGAAATGGTGCCGCAACAATTAAGACGGCTGTTGAAATGTATCCGAACCCTACTAAAGGTCAGTTTAGAGTAGAAACAAATGCTATTGACGGATTGATAGAGGTGTTTGATGCAGCAGGTAACAAAATCCTGGAGCAGTTCTACAGTGGTGGTCAAGCTGATATGGATATGACAGGTCATGAAAAAGGAGTTTACTTATTAAGAGTAACTTCTGATGGCCACTCTCATACGAGCAAATTGATCATCGAATAA